From the genome of Arthrobacter alpinus, one region includes:
- a CDS encoding MFS transporter, translating into MTHMPTAPHDGASAPAVTARRWWTLTTVALAQLMVVLDTTVVNIALPSAQRDLGFTDGERQWVITAYSLAFGSLLLLGGRLSDLLGRKRTFIIGLIGFAGASALGGAAGSFGMLVLARAIQGMFGALLAPTALAVLTTTFTIPKERARAFGVFGAIAGAGGAFGLLLGGFLTEDFNWRWNLYINVFIAVFAVIGASIFLSHTTVHGPRPKLDIPGTALVCAALFGLVYGFSNAETDGWHAPATWGMLVAAVVLMVAFVLWQRRAAHPILPLHIVLDRNRGAAYASVLIAGAGMFGIFLFVTYYVQTSLNYSPIQTGIGFLPMIGMLVLAAQLSTNIFLPRFGPKIIVPIGMALSAGGMAYLTHLNLTSSYAGDLLPPLMIIGFGIGAVMPAAIQTATYGVDREFAGVASALVNTSQQVGGSVGTALLNTLAATAATSYLAAHVPPTAEIAAQAAVQSYTVAYWCGAGFFAFGAVLAALLFRRKGQGQSLNVEHTGLAESPEGTLADVERAAVDLAPVELAAARPAESPAEHVARHRA; encoded by the coding sequence ATGACGCACATGCCAACTGCTCCCCATGACGGGGCCAGTGCCCCGGCGGTCACTGCACGGCGCTGGTGGACGCTGACTACTGTAGCTCTCGCCCAACTCATGGTGGTGCTGGATACGACGGTGGTGAACATAGCGCTTCCCTCGGCGCAACGGGATCTTGGGTTCACCGATGGGGAGCGTCAGTGGGTGATCACGGCCTACTCGCTGGCCTTTGGCAGCCTGCTGCTGCTGGGCGGTCGACTCTCTGACCTGCTGGGCAGAAAACGGACCTTCATCATCGGCCTGATCGGTTTTGCCGGCGCCTCCGCGCTGGGTGGCGCGGCAGGCAGCTTCGGCATGCTTGTTCTGGCCCGTGCCATCCAGGGAATGTTCGGTGCCCTGCTGGCGCCCACGGCCCTGGCCGTGTTGACCACCACGTTCACCATCCCCAAGGAACGGGCCAGGGCCTTCGGCGTCTTTGGTGCCATTGCCGGAGCCGGCGGCGCCTTCGGGCTCCTGCTGGGAGGGTTCCTCACCGAAGATTTCAACTGGCGCTGGAACCTATATATCAACGTCTTCATCGCCGTTTTCGCTGTGATCGGCGCCAGCATCTTCCTCAGCCACACAACCGTTCACGGTCCCCGCCCCAAGTTAGACATCCCCGGCACGGCGTTGGTCTGCGCCGCCTTGTTCGGCCTGGTCTACGGCTTCTCCAATGCCGAAACCGACGGCTGGCATGCGCCGGCGACGTGGGGAATGCTCGTCGCGGCGGTGGTGCTGATGGTCGCGTTCGTGCTGTGGCAGCGCCGCGCCGCGCACCCGATCCTCCCGCTGCACATTGTGCTTGATCGCAACCGTGGTGCCGCCTACGCCTCGGTCCTGATCGCCGGTGCCGGCATGTTTGGCATCTTTTTGTTCGTCACCTACTACGTCCAGACGTCCCTGAACTATTCACCGATCCAGACGGGCATCGGCTTCCTGCCCATGATCGGGATGCTGGTCCTGGCCGCGCAGCTGTCCACCAACATCTTCTTGCCACGGTTCGGGCCCAAGATCATTGTCCCCATCGGCATGGCCCTCTCCGCAGGGGGCATGGCCTACCTGACCCACCTGAACCTCACCAGCAGCTACGCCGGTGACCTCCTGCCGCCGCTGATGATCATCGGTTTTGGCATTGGCGCGGTCATGCCGGCGGCCATCCAGACCGCCACCTACGGCGTGGACCGCGAGTTTGCCGGCGTCGCCTCGGCCCTGGTCAACACGAGCCAGCAGGTGGGTGGTTCCGTCGGTACAGCACTGCTAAACACCTTGGCTGCCACGGCGGCCACCAGCTACCTGGCCGCGCATGTGCCGCCGACTGCGGAGATCGCCGCCCAAGCCGCCGTCCAAAGCTACACGGTCGCGTACTGGTGTGGGGCCGGCTTCTTCGCCTTCGGGGCGGTCCTTGCTGCACTCTTGTTCCGGCGGAAGGGCCAGGGCCAGTCCCTGAACGTGGAGCACACGGGCTTGGCAGAGTCCCCGGAGGGCACGTTGGCCGACGTCGAACGGGCCGCCGTCGATCTAGCCCCAGTCGAACTGGCCGCGGCACGCCCAGCAGAAAGCCCAGCCGAACACGTGGCCCGCCATCGGGCCTAG
- a CDS encoding SGNH/GDSL hydrolase family protein, protein MGDSFTEGIGDPEPSSPGGYRGWADRVAEELSRDQDDFCYANLAIRGRLLGQILGEQLEPALSLKPDLISISAGGNDLIRPGSDPDILAESLDAAVATMTAAGATVLLFNGPDIRDTPVLGKVRGRVAIYNENLRTIAARHDAIVADMWSLRQLNDPQMWAGDRLHFAPLGHHTIAIMALNALNVPHTLVPRLPTPLPPQRWQTARAGDLVWAREFLVPWVLRRLRHQSSGDGITPKRPIPGPVFGPGVLPGVLPGAND, encoded by the coding sequence ATGGGTGACTCCTTCACCGAGGGGATTGGCGATCCCGAACCCAGCAGCCCGGGCGGTTACCGCGGCTGGGCGGACAGGGTCGCCGAGGAGCTCAGCCGCGACCAGGACGACTTCTGCTACGCCAACCTGGCCATTCGCGGCCGGCTCCTGGGTCAAATCCTGGGTGAACAACTGGAACCGGCACTGTCGCTCAAGCCCGACCTGATCAGCATCTCCGCCGGCGGCAACGACCTGATCCGGCCAGGCTCCGACCCTGACATCCTAGCCGAGTCGCTGGATGCGGCCGTCGCCACAATGACAGCGGCCGGCGCCACCGTGTTGTTGTTCAACGGCCCGGACATCCGCGACACCCCCGTGCTGGGCAAGGTGCGCGGGCGGGTGGCCATCTACAACGAGAACCTGCGCACCATCGCCGCACGGCACGACGCGATCGTGGCCGACATGTGGTCCCTGCGCCAGCTGAACGACCCGCAAATGTGGGCTGGCGACCGCCTACACTTCGCCCCGCTGGGCCACCACACCATCGCCATCATGGCCTTGAATGCGCTGAACGTCCCCCACACGCTCGTCCCGCGCCTGCCCACCCCGCTGCCCCCGCAGAGGTGGCAGACGGCGCGGGCGGGGGACCTGGTCTGGGCCAGAGAATTCTTGGTCCCGTGGGTGCTGCGCAGGCTGCGGCACCAGTCTTCCGGAGACGGCATCACACCCAAACGCCCCATCCCGGGGCCGGTCTTCGGGCCCGGGGTGCTGCCCGGGGTGCTGCCCGGGGCCAACGACTAG
- a CDS encoding alpha/beta hydrolase: MSETPTVLWSRPENERPGTPLLVMFHGYGADEADLFGLAAQLPADFTVASIRAPGKAGPGYAWFPLRTDLSYSLDSVTEAAGHVQAWFDGVRTAHTSVTLLGFSQGMCMATTLLRHRPADYAAVVGLSGFVVEAQGNDYFDDAAVAAAKPEVFWGRDQADPVIPAASVEFTNTWMRAHVQLTKVLYAGIFHGINAQEMAHVSEFLQYKVLK; the protein is encoded by the coding sequence ATGAGTGAAACCCCTACAGTCCTTTGGTCCCGCCCCGAAAACGAGCGCCCCGGCACCCCCCTGCTGGTCATGTTCCACGGCTACGGCGCCGATGAGGCCGATCTTTTCGGTCTGGCAGCCCAGCTTCCCGCCGACTTCACAGTGGCCTCTATCCGTGCTCCCGGAAAGGCCGGCCCCGGGTATGCCTGGTTCCCGCTGCGCACGGACCTCTCCTACTCCCTTGACTCCGTCACCGAAGCTGCCGGCCACGTTCAGGCCTGGTTCGACGGCGTCCGCACCGCCCACACATCGGTCACCTTACTGGGCTTCTCGCAGGGCATGTGCATGGCCACAACGCTGCTGCGCCACCGGCCCGCGGACTACGCCGCCGTCGTCGGACTTTCAGGTTTTGTGGTGGAGGCCCAGGGCAACGACTACTTTGACGACGCCGCCGTGGCCGCCGCGAAGCCGGAGGTGTTCTGGGGCCGGGATCAAGCCGACCCTGTCATTCCAGCCGCCTCGGTGGAGTTCACCAACACCTGGATGCGTGCCCACGTGCAGCTGACCAAGGTCCTGTATGCCGGGATTTTCCATGGCATCAACGCCCAGGAAATGGCGCATGTCAGCGAGTTCCTGCAGTACAAGGTGCTCAAGTAA
- a CDS encoding RNA-binding S4 domain-containing protein, translating to MSSHEIIDIPIRDDMIRLGQLLKLASLVEDGVEAADLIKNGMVKVNGEIDERRGSQLHDGDTVTVNGETVRIKARK from the coding sequence ATGAGTTCACACGAGATCATTGACATCCCCATCCGCGACGACATGATCCGACTGGGCCAGCTACTCAAACTTGCCAGCCTGGTGGAGGACGGCGTGGAAGCGGCTGACCTCATCAAGAACGGCATGGTGAAGGTCAACGGCGAGATTGACGAGCGCCGCGGCAGCCAGTTGCACGACGGCGACACCGTCACCGTCAACGGCGAAACCGTCCGGATCAAAGCCAGAAAGTAA
- a CDS encoding lactonase family protein, translated as MPATPELLVSSYTEEGSGTGPGIRRYALAADATIGPLLAQSSGVSNPSFLAVGAGKLFAVEEGANGSVAALDPETLGFLGRAWSGGADPCHLMVVGESVVAANYSSGTAAVIPVAGWGSATPTPSVLLSNPGSGPVSRRQDSSHAHQVTATPWGTVLVADLGADRVDEYSLVDGSYQRQGSAVLPPGTGPRHVAIRGEHLLVAGELDGFLHVLRRTVEGDGHRWQWRCRTPLAATAEAIESAEQFYPSHIQLSADATTLYATVRGPNTLVALEVTNLDTDPVPVFRTEVPTGGNWPRHFAVGHGKIYVANQLSDTVTVFDVDADGLPGAEAVQTLDFGSPACILLA; from the coding sequence GTGCCAGCCACACCCGAACTCCTTGTCAGCTCCTACACGGAGGAAGGCTCGGGTACGGGCCCGGGAATCCGCCGCTATGCCCTGGCCGCCGACGCCACGATCGGCCCGCTGCTGGCGCAGAGCTCCGGGGTGTCGAACCCGTCATTTTTGGCCGTCGGGGCGGGCAAACTGTTCGCCGTCGAGGAGGGTGCCAACGGTTCCGTGGCAGCCCTGGACCCGGAAACACTGGGGTTTTTGGGCCGGGCCTGGTCCGGCGGCGCCGATCCCTGCCACCTCATGGTGGTGGGTGAGAGCGTCGTTGCCGCCAACTATTCCTCGGGCACCGCCGCCGTCATCCCCGTGGCCGGTTGGGGGAGTGCGACGCCGACCCCTTCTGTGCTGCTGTCCAACCCGGGCAGTGGTCCCGTCAGCCGGCGGCAGGATTCCTCCCACGCCCACCAAGTCACGGCGACGCCGTGGGGCACGGTGTTAGTGGCTGATCTGGGCGCCGACAGGGTGGATGAATATTCCCTGGTGGATGGCAGCTACCAACGCCAAGGCTCCGCCGTGCTGCCGCCGGGGACTGGTCCTCGCCACGTAGCCATCCGGGGTGAGCACCTGCTGGTGGCGGGGGAGCTGGACGGGTTCTTGCACGTGTTGCGCCGCACTGTTGAAGGTGACGGCCACCGCTGGCAATGGCGCTGCCGAACACCCCTGGCAGCAACCGCGGAGGCGATTGAGAGCGCAGAGCAGTTTTACCCCTCCCATATCCAGCTCTCCGCAGATGCCACCACGCTGTACGCCACCGTCCGTGGGCCCAACACGCTGGTGGCGTTGGAGGTGACAAATCTCGATACGGACCCGGTGCCGGTATTTCGTACCGAGGTGCCCACCGGCGGGAATTGGCCGCGCCACTTTGCCGTGGGACACGGCAAGATCTACGTCGCCAACCAGCTTTCGGACACTGTCACGGTCTTTGATGTGGACGCGGACGGCCTGCCCGGAGCGGAAGCGGTGCAGACGCTGGACTTTGGCAGCCCCGCCTGCATCCTGCTCGCCTGA
- a CDS encoding glycine--tRNA ligase gives MAPQSKLDQVISLAKRRGFVFQAGEIYGGTRSAWDYGPLGVELKENIKREWWQSFVRGREDMVGLDSSIILPKAVWEASGHVATFTDPLIECTQCHKRHRQDHLVESFVAKKKRQPVDGMDEIVCPDCGTKGQWTEPQMFSGLIKTFLGPVDNEAGLAFLRPETAQGIFVNFNNVLTTSRKKPPFGIGQIGKAFRNEITPGNFIFRTREFEQMEIEFFVPGEDADKWFKEWVELCWDWFLDLGINPGNMRRFDVPEDERAHYSAGTIDFEYKFGFQGSEWGELMGVANRTDYDLNSHTKGSGTDLSYFNQASGERFTPYVIEPSFGLTRSMMAFLVDAFTEDEAPNAKGGVDKRTVLKLDPRLAPVKAAVLPLSRNEELSPKAKELANQLRKHWNIEFDDAGAIGRRYRRQDEIGTPFCITVDFDTLDDNAVTIRERDTMSQERVPLDQVQAYLATRLLGA, from the coding sequence GTGGCGCCTCAGTCCAAGCTAGACCAGGTCATTTCGCTCGCGAAACGTCGCGGCTTTGTTTTTCAGGCCGGTGAGATTTACGGCGGTACGCGGTCGGCCTGGGATTACGGCCCCCTCGGTGTTGAGCTGAAGGAAAACATCAAGCGCGAATGGTGGCAGTCATTTGTGCGCGGCCGCGAGGACATGGTCGGCCTAGATTCCTCCATCATCTTGCCCAAGGCCGTGTGGGAAGCTTCCGGACACGTGGCCACGTTCACCGACCCGCTCATCGAGTGCACCCAGTGCCACAAGCGCCACCGCCAGGACCACCTGGTCGAGTCGTTCGTGGCGAAGAAGAAGCGCCAGCCTGTTGACGGCATGGACGAGATTGTCTGCCCCGATTGCGGCACCAAGGGCCAATGGACCGAACCGCAGATGTTCTCCGGGCTGATCAAGACTTTCCTGGGCCCGGTCGACAACGAAGCTGGCCTGGCCTTCCTTCGCCCGGAAACCGCCCAGGGCATCTTCGTGAACTTCAACAACGTGCTCACCACCTCCCGCAAGAAGCCCCCGTTCGGCATCGGCCAGATCGGCAAGGCGTTCCGCAACGAGATCACACCGGGCAACTTCATCTTCCGCACCCGAGAGTTCGAGCAGATGGAAATCGAGTTCTTCGTGCCCGGCGAAGACGCCGATAAATGGTTCAAGGAATGGGTGGAGCTGTGCTGGGACTGGTTCCTTGACCTGGGCATCAACCCGGGGAACATGCGCCGCTTTGACGTCCCTGAGGACGAGCGAGCCCACTACTCCGCCGGCACCATCGACTTTGAATACAAGTTCGGCTTCCAGGGCTCAGAGTGGGGTGAGCTCATGGGCGTCGCCAACCGCACCGACTATGATCTGAACTCGCACACCAAGGGCTCCGGCACGGATCTTAGCTACTTCAACCAGGCCTCGGGCGAGCGCTTCACCCCTTACGTGATCGAGCCCTCCTTCGGCCTGACGCGTTCCATGATGGCGTTCTTGGTAGATGCGTTCACCGAGGATGAGGCCCCCAACGCCAAGGGTGGGGTAGACAAGCGCACCGTGCTGAAGTTGGACCCGCGCCTGGCCCCCGTCAAGGCTGCCGTACTGCCGCTGAGCCGCAACGAGGAGCTGTCCCCGAAGGCCAAGGAACTCGCCAACCAGTTGCGCAAGCACTGGAACATCGAGTTCGACGACGCCGGCGCCATCGGCCGACGCTACCGCCGCCAGGACGAGATCGGCACCCCATTCTGCATCACGGTCGACTTCGACACCCTCGATGATAATGCCGTGACCATTCGCGAACGCGACACCATGAGCCAGGAACGCGTGCCCCTGGACCAGGTCCAGGCGTACCTGGCAACCCGCCTTCTGGGTGCCTAG
- a CDS encoding GNAT family N-acetyltransferase: MAELSYRPWQDGDDLTLLEIWGDADSSASGQFRAALAPESDSGPWRRTIVAEDQGIPVAAGVVYSTALHPQRLWAFVEVAKDHRQAGVGATLLTMLRREAEGALAAGLISTTALRTKVAPGTSGAAFGAAMGLGVLQRNRVVEVAPGVLKLPAFGEGTEAEATARVADLATGSVELTDVVGRYYESVNAWDPTGPLSPGAVQRMFLDDLTGAHGALVLRAEPSSAFGATVQPSKKGRIEAFAVSYSQGHLFPEDGAAPSASEVFLGVEPKLSPKDAVRAVYDLLALITHQYPVLLELDDSMEALAAVVNPLIEAGAARVRGTETLVLGE; the protein is encoded by the coding sequence ATGGCTGAACTTTCGTACCGGCCGTGGCAGGACGGCGACGATCTGACGCTCCTGGAGATCTGGGGCGACGCCGATTCCAGCGCATCCGGGCAGTTCCGTGCAGCGCTGGCACCGGAATCCGACAGCGGCCCGTGGCGGCGCACCATCGTCGCCGAGGACCAGGGCATCCCGGTCGCGGCCGGGGTGGTGTACTCCACCGCCTTGCACCCGCAGCGTTTGTGGGCGTTCGTGGAGGTTGCCAAGGACCACCGCCAGGCTGGCGTGGGTGCCACCTTGCTGACCATGCTCCGTCGCGAAGCCGAGGGAGCGCTGGCCGCCGGCTTGATCAGTACGACGGCGTTGCGCACCAAGGTTGCCCCGGGCACCTCGGGCGCGGCGTTTGGTGCAGCCATGGGCCTGGGCGTTTTGCAGCGCAACCGTGTTGTTGAGGTGGCCCCCGGGGTCCTGAAGCTTCCGGCGTTTGGCGAAGGCACAGAGGCGGAGGCCACGGCACGTGTCGCGGACCTGGCCACCGGCTCGGTGGAACTCACCGATGTTGTGGGCAGGTACTACGAGTCGGTGAACGCGTGGGACCCCACCGGGCCGCTGTCACCGGGAGCCGTCCAGCGGATGTTCCTGGACGACCTCACCGGAGCCCACGGCGCCCTGGTGCTACGGGCCGAACCGTCAAGTGCCTTCGGCGCCACCGTGCAGCCCAGTAAAAAGGGTCGCATCGAGGCGTTTGCCGTCAGCTACTCCCAAGGCCACCTGTTCCCCGAGGACGGAGCGGCGCCGTCCGCCTCGGAGGTGTTCCTTGGTGTGGAGCCCAAACTCTCCCCTAAAGACGCCGTTCGAGCCGTGTACGACCTCCTGGCCCTGATCACCCACCAGTACCCCGTACTGCTGGAACTGGACGATTCCATGGAGGCCCTGGCCGCCGTCGTCAATCCCCTGATCGAGGCCGGCGCAGCCCGGGTCCGCGGCACCGAAACACTGGTGCTCGGGGAGTAG